In Zobellia roscoffensis, the following are encoded in one genomic region:
- a CDS encoding GNAT family N-acyltransferase — translation MGLVTAKEVAKATKLDKYGFLGTFSAWVLLRVTKISNMNRRYDKMSHLDGPDFLDAVLEEYEIDYEIPEEDLKRLPKEGAYITVSNHPLGGMDGIVLLKLMLRHRSDYKVMANFLLQRFKPLAQYIFPVNPFEDRKEAKSSMAGFKNAMLHLREGHPVGIFPAGEVSTKKEGKIAVDKPWEETAIKLIRRAEVPVVPIYFHAKNSKLFYRLAKISGVFRTAKLPSEVYSQRHRPIKIRIGQPISVATQKEHKTLEEYTELLRRKTYILANAYEKERLIDQIPTSLKLPKQPRKIAQPVSGKVIEAEIEKLVENDRRMVQSKNYEVFLAPANEIPFTLQEIGRQREITFREIGEGTNNSIDIDEFDSYYHHMFLWDNEAKVIAGAYRMGLGSEIFAKHGIDGFYLQDLFRFEPELFGMMSQSIEMGRAYIVKEYQQKPMPLFLLWKGIVHTTLRHPEHKYLIGGVSISNQFSNFSKSLMIEFMKSNYWDPYVAQYVRPKKEFKVKLKDADKEFVFDETQADLNKFDKLIDEVEPGNLRLPVLIKKYIKQNAKVVAFNVDPLFNNAIDGLMYIKIADLPESTVKPVMEEFQAELERKFMESQQSV, via the coding sequence ATGGGTTTAGTGACCGCAAAAGAAGTGGCCAAAGCTACCAAACTTGATAAATACGGGTTTTTGGGTACGTTTTCGGCTTGGGTATTGCTTAGGGTCACTAAGATTTCTAATATGAATAGACGGTATGATAAAATGAGTCATTTAGATGGCCCGGATTTTCTTGATGCTGTGTTGGAAGAGTATGAAATTGATTACGAAATACCAGAAGAAGATTTAAAACGCTTACCTAAAGAAGGTGCTTATATTACGGTTAGTAATCATCCTTTAGGCGGTATGGATGGCATTGTTTTATTAAAGCTAATGCTGCGTCATAGATCTGATTATAAGGTAATGGCCAACTTTTTACTACAACGCTTTAAACCTTTAGCTCAATACATATTTCCGGTAAACCCTTTTGAAGATCGTAAAGAAGCCAAAAGTAGTATGGCGGGGTTTAAAAATGCCATGTTACATTTAAGAGAAGGCCATCCTGTGGGGATTTTTCCCGCCGGAGAAGTATCTACAAAAAAAGAAGGTAAAATAGCGGTAGATAAACCCTGGGAAGAAACGGCAATCAAACTTATTCGTAGGGCGGAAGTACCTGTTGTTCCAATTTATTTTCATGCTAAAAACAGTAAGTTGTTTTATCGCTTAGCTAAGATTAGCGGTGTTTTTCGTACGGCAAAGCTACCTTCTGAGGTGTATTCACAAAGACACAGACCCATTAAAATTAGGATTGGACAGCCTATTTCTGTGGCAACGCAAAAAGAGCATAAGACGTTAGAGGAGTATACAGAGCTTTTGCGTAGAAAAACGTATATATTGGCCAATGCCTATGAAAAAGAACGGTTAATAGATCAGATACCTACTTCTTTAAAACTGCCCAAACAACCTCGTAAAATAGCCCAACCTGTTAGTGGTAAGGTTATTGAAGCAGAAATAGAAAAACTTGTTGAGAATGATAGGCGAATGGTGCAAAGCAAGAACTATGAAGTGTTTTTGGCTCCGGCGAACGAAATACCGTTTACCTTACAGGAAATTGGCCGCCAACGTGAAATTACTTTTCGTGAAATTGGTGAAGGAACCAATAATTCCATAGATATAGATGAGTTTGATTCATACTATCATCATATGTTTTTATGGGACAATGAGGCAAAGGTAATTGCGGGTGCATACCGTATGGGTCTTGGGTCTGAGATTTTTGCTAAACACGGTATTGATGGTTTTTATCTTCAAGATCTCTTTCGTTTTGAACCTGAGCTTTTTGGTATGATGAGTCAGTCTATTGAAATGGGTAGGGCGTATATCGTCAAAGAATACCAACAAAAACCAATGCCTTTGTTTTTACTTTGGAAAGGTATTGTGCATACGACTTTACGCCATCCGGAGCATAAATATTTGATTGGTGGTGTGAGTATCAGTAATCAATTTTCTAACTTTTCGAAATCGCTGATGATTGAGTTTATGAAAAGTAATTATTGGGATCCCTATGTGGCTCAGTATGTGCGCCCAAAAAAGGAGTTTAAGGTAAAGTTAAAGGATGCAGATAAAGAGTTTGTTTTTGATGAAACTCAGGCAGATTTAAACAAATTTGATAAGTTGATAGATGAGGTGGAACCAGGTAATCTTCGTTTGCCAGTTCTCATTAAGAAATATATCAAGCAAAATGCAAAGGTGGTGGCCTTCAATGTTGATCCTTTGTTCAATAATGCCATAGATGGGTTGATGTACATCAAAATTGCCGATTTGCCAGAAAGTACCGTTAAACCGGTTATGGAAGAGTTTCAAGCCGAATTAGAGCGTAAATTTATGGAGTCCCAACAAAGTGTTTAG
- a CDS encoding GNAT family N-acetyltransferase translates to MNHIELRPMLPEDWPFVSKIYAEGMATGYATFENKTPSYDAWNNSHIANCRIMAFEEDQCLGWAALSPVSSRCVYGGVGEVSIYISTEARGKGVGSKLMQALITQSEENGLWTLQSGVFPENTGSIKLHEKMGFRRIGKRERIGKRDGVWKDNVLFERRSKVVGID, encoded by the coding sequence ATGAACCACATAGAACTAAGACCCATGCTGCCCGAAGATTGGCCTTTCGTTTCTAAAATATATGCCGAAGGTATGGCAACTGGCTACGCCACATTTGAAAATAAAACCCCTTCTTACGACGCCTGGAACAATTCCCATATTGCAAATTGTAGAATAATGGCTTTTGAAGAAGACCAATGCTTAGGCTGGGCCGCACTTTCTCCAGTATCTAGCAGATGTGTATATGGTGGCGTGGGAGAAGTTAGCATCTATATTTCTACAGAAGCCAGAGGAAAGGGGGTAGGCTCTAAACTCATGCAAGCCTTAATTACACAGAGTGAAGAAAACGGACTATGGACATTACAATCCGGTGTATTTCCTGAAAATACAGGAAGCATTAAACTTCATGAAAAAATGGGATTCAGACGTATAGGAAAACGCGAACGTATTGGTAAAAGAGATGGTGTTTGGAAAGATAACGTATTGTTTGAAAGAAGAAGCAAAGTAGTAGGCATAGACTAA
- a CDS encoding YtxH domain-containing protein → MSEEGNDFSENAKKAANDFQEEVKQTFDPNNPDNGKIVAIIAHITVIGWIVALIMNSQNRTEFGSFYIRQTLGIWLLTIVLGIIPIVGCFAAIIGLVLIIMSLINAASNNMNPTVLVGEYFQDWFKSL, encoded by the coding sequence ATGTCAGAAGAAGGAAATGATTTCTCGGAAAATGCAAAAAAAGCAGCGAACGACTTTCAAGAAGAAGTAAAACAAACCTTTGACCCAAATAATCCCGACAATGGCAAAATTGTGGCCATCATAGCCCATATTACAGTAATTGGTTGGATTGTAGCTTTAATAATGAATTCTCAAAATCGAACAGAATTCGGTAGCTTTTACATCCGCCAGACGCTGGGCATTTGGCTACTGACCATTGTTTTAGGAATCATACCCATTGTAGGATGCTTTGCTGCTATAATAGGCCTTGTATTAATAATTATGAGCCTTATTAATGCCGCTAGTAACAACATGAATCCAACTGTGCTAGTGGGCGAATATTTTCAAGATTGGTTCAAAAGTTTATAG
- a CDS encoding VOC family protein, giving the protein MKNRVTGLGGFFFKSNDPDRMKEWYKERLGLNTDRYGCTFWWKDKEGNDCSTQWSPMSKDTKYFEPSQKQFMMNFRVENLVELLEALKQEGVTIVGEIEEYDYGKFGLILDPEGNKLELWEPIDEAFL; this is encoded by the coding sequence ATGAAAAACAGAGTTACCGGTCTAGGCGGATTCTTCTTTAAAAGTAATGACCCAGACCGTATGAAAGAATGGTATAAAGAACGGCTAGGATTAAATACGGACCGCTATGGATGTACCTTCTGGTGGAAAGACAAAGAAGGAAACGACTGCTCCACTCAATGGAGCCCAATGAGCAAAGACACCAAATATTTTGAACCCAGCCAAAAGCAATTCATGATGAATTTCAGGGTAGAAAACCTAGTTGAGCTTTTAGAAGCTTTAAAACAGGAAGGCGTTACCATCGTTGGGGAAATCGAAGAATATGATTATGGCAAATTCGGATTGATCTTAGACCCGGAAGGCAACAAACTAGAACTTTGGGAACCTATAGACGAAGCATTCCTATAA
- a CDS encoding DUF1801 domain-containing protein: MNYKSDSPEGYIEQLPPERQEVISKIRDTILSNLPSGFHEQINYGMLGYVVPHSIYPDGYHCDPKLPLPFINLASQKNFIALYHSGIYANPELYDWFVNEYPKHCKRKLDMGKSCIRFKSMTHIPYELIATLCQKMTVTDWIQLYEKNTRPKK, from the coding sequence ATGAACTATAAATCAGATTCACCAGAAGGGTATATTGAACAGCTTCCGCCAGAGCGACAAGAAGTCATTTCTAAAATAAGAGATACAATACTTAGCAATTTACCAAGTGGCTTTCACGAACAAATAAACTATGGTATGTTGGGCTACGTAGTTCCACATTCCATTTATCCTGACGGGTATCATTGCGACCCAAAGCTTCCGCTTCCGTTTATAAATTTGGCTTCTCAAAAGAATTTTATAGCGCTCTATCATTCGGGTATTTATGCCAACCCAGAATTATATGACTGGTTTGTAAATGAATACCCAAAACATTGCAAGCGCAAATTAGATATGGGCAAAAGCTGCATTCGGTTTAAATCAATGACACACATACCGTACGAACTCATTGCTACGCTATGTCAAAAAATGACCGTAACCGATTGGATTCAACTTTACGAGAAAAATACAAGACCAAAAAAGTAA
- a CDS encoding VOC family protein, translated as MQLGNFSVSLNVKDIQASKQFYETLGFSVFAGEIDQNWLILKNGNATIGLFQGMFDKNILTFNPGWNSNAEALDSFTDVRELQNQLKKKGIKLDLEANEKTTGPASFMLNDPDGNPILIDQHL; from the coding sequence ATGCAACTAGGCAACTTTTCCGTGAGCTTAAATGTCAAAGATATTCAGGCTTCCAAACAATTTTACGAAACTTTGGGCTTTTCAGTCTTTGCCGGTGAAATTGACCAAAATTGGCTAATCTTGAAAAACGGCAATGCCACCATTGGTCTTTTTCAAGGTATGTTCGATAAAAATATCCTGACTTTTAATCCGGGTTGGAATTCAAACGCAGAAGCGCTAGATTCTTTTACCGATGTACGAGAACTCCAAAATCAACTTAAAAAGAAAGGAATTAAGCTAGATCTTGAGGCGAATGAAAAAACAACAGGACCAGCTAGTTTTATGCTCAATGACCCAGATGGCAATCCTATTTTAATAGACCAACACCTTTAA
- a CDS encoding 2-hydroxyacid dehydrogenase yields MRILHVDVNHPLLIEQFNELGFQNDEDYTSSKGDIEAKIHEYDGLIIRSRFSIDSEFLNKASKLKFIGRLGAGLENIDVRHAEDHGIFLAAAPEGNRNAVGEHTLGMLLSLFNKLQKADTEVRTGKWDREGNRGIELDGKTVGIIGYGNMGKAFAKKLRGFDVEVICYDIQGGVGDENARQVGIMELNQRTDVLSLHVPQTELTIGMINTEFIEKFHNPFWLLNTARGKAVVSEDLVSALKSGKILGAGLDVLEYEKASFENMFTTTANGEVDLTKMPEAFQYLIQANNVLLTPHVAGWTIESLEKLAQTVVDKVKAKFC; encoded by the coding sequence ATGAGAATTTTACACGTAGATGTCAACCATCCGCTATTAATAGAACAATTTAATGAATTAGGCTTTCAGAATGATGAGGATTATACCTCCTCAAAAGGAGATATTGAAGCCAAAATCCATGAATACGACGGACTTATTATTCGCAGCAGATTTAGCATTGACAGTGAATTTCTGAACAAAGCTTCCAAACTTAAATTCATAGGAAGACTAGGCGCCGGATTGGAAAATATTGATGTTCGCCATGCCGAAGACCATGGCATATTTCTGGCAGCCGCTCCAGAGGGCAATAGAAATGCAGTAGGAGAACATACGTTAGGTATGCTTTTATCCCTGTTCAACAAACTACAAAAAGCCGATACCGAAGTGCGTACCGGAAAATGGGACCGTGAAGGTAACCGTGGCATTGAACTAGATGGTAAAACCGTTGGCATTATCGGTTATGGAAATATGGGCAAGGCTTTCGCCAAAAAACTGCGTGGTTTTGATGTGGAAGTAATTTGTTATGATATTCAAGGTGGTGTAGGCGATGAAAATGCACGCCAAGTGGGCATTATGGAACTGAACCAACGTACCGATGTTTTGAGCTTGCACGTACCCCAAACGGAGCTTACCATTGGCATGATCAATACTGAGTTTATAGAGAAATTCCATAATCCGTTTTGGTTATTAAATACTGCAAGAGGTAAAGCGGTCGTTAGCGAGGATTTAGTTTCCGCCCTTAAATCGGGTAAAATTTTGGGAGCTGGTCTAGATGTTCTAGAATACGAAAAAGCTTCGTTCGAAAATATGTTTACCACAACGGCAAATGGCGAGGTAGACTTGACCAAAATGCCGGAAGCTTTTCAATATTTGATTCAGGCCAATAATGTATTGCTTACACCCCATGTAGCGGGATGGACTATTGAAAGTCTAGAAAAACTGGCACAGACCGTAGTAGACAAAGTAAAAGCAAAATTTTGTTAA
- the mgtE gene encoding magnesium transporter, with protein MTPFKLTDELLAEIEQLIESQRDTELVTLMDDIHYADIAEIINELNEDEATYLIKLLESDKTSDVLTELDEDVREAILNNLSAKEIADELGELDTDDAADIIGELPNDMVQEVISEIEDREHAKDIVDLLRYDEDSAGGLMAKELVKVRENWDVLKCVKEMRAQAENVTRVHSIYVVDDDDKLKGRLSLKDLLTTSTRTHISEIYIPKVDSVNVNEKPEEVAKIMSKYDLEAIPVVDEIGRLVGRITIDDIVDVIREEADKDYQMAAGISQDVEADDSIWDLTRARLPWLFLGLIGGVGAAAIMGGFEEMISKHAVLFFFTPLIAAMAGNVGVQSSAIIVQGLANDDLKGSVSSRLVKEMLLALLNGFALATILLIFTWFWKGEFLTSLAICLSLVAVILVAGFIGTFTPLFLHKRGIDPAIATGPFITTSNDIFGILIYFSIAKMVLGI; from the coding sequence ATGACGCCGTTTAAACTCACAGATGAACTCTTAGCTGAAATTGAACAGCTTATTGAATCCCAAAGGGATACCGAGCTGGTAACCCTAATGGACGATATTCATTATGCGGATATAGCTGAAATCATCAACGAGCTTAACGAAGACGAGGCTACATACCTGATAAAACTTCTTGAGAGTGACAAGACTTCCGATGTCCTTACGGAACTAGACGAAGACGTCCGTGAAGCTATTCTTAACAACTTATCGGCAAAAGAAATTGCCGATGAGCTTGGAGAGTTAGATACGGATGATGCCGCAGATATTATTGGAGAGTTGCCCAATGATATGGTTCAGGAGGTTATCTCCGAAATTGAAGACCGTGAGCATGCCAAAGACATTGTAGACCTCTTAAGATATGACGAAGATTCTGCTGGAGGTCTTATGGCGAAAGAATTGGTAAAAGTCCGCGAAAACTGGGATGTTCTGAAGTGTGTAAAAGAAATGCGCGCCCAAGCGGAGAATGTTACTAGAGTCCACTCCATTTATGTAGTGGACGATGATGACAAGTTAAAAGGTCGGCTTTCACTCAAAGATTTATTGACCACCTCTACCCGCACACACATTAGCGAAATCTATATTCCAAAGGTTGACTCCGTAAACGTAAATGAAAAGCCCGAGGAAGTGGCCAAAATCATGTCTAAATATGATTTAGAAGCAATTCCGGTAGTTGATGAAATTGGACGCTTGGTAGGCCGTATTACTATTGACGATATTGTAGATGTTATTCGAGAAGAGGCGGACAAGGATTACCAAATGGCGGCAGGTATCTCTCAAGATGTAGAGGCGGATGATAGTATTTGGGATTTAACTCGAGCACGCCTACCATGGTTATTTCTAGGTTTGATCGGTGGGGTTGGCGCCGCTGCCATTATGGGCGGCTTTGAAGAAATGATCAGCAAACATGCCGTTTTATTTTTCTTTACACCTCTTATTGCCGCAATGGCAGGTAACGTAGGGGTACAATCTAGTGCTATTATCGTACAGGGTTTAGCCAATGATGATTTAAAAGGTAGTGTAAGTAGCCGCCTTGTTAAAGAAATGCTTTTAGCTCTATTGAACGGGTTTGCCCTAGCCACTATTCTTTTAATTTTTACATGGTTCTGGAAAGGAGAATTCCTCACGTCATTAGCCATTTGCCTATCTCTAGTAGCGGTAATACTCGTAGCTGGTTTTATTGGTACTTTCACCCCCTTATTCTTACACAAAAGGGGTATTGACCCAGCCATAGCCACAGGGCCGTTCATTACCACCAGTAATGATATTTTTGGCATTCTTATTTACTTCTCTATTGCTAAAATGGTATTGGGCATTTAG
- the rsmA gene encoding 16S rRNA (adenine(1518)-N(6)/adenine(1519)-N(6))-dimethyltransferase RsmA gives MGKKKKKYYKSQHTEPWKEESPVKAKKHLGQHFLKDEEIAQKIADTLSLDGYRNVIEIGPGTGVLTKYLLLQDVNLVAMDLDADSIVYLNHSFPLEHPKAMSGKSALQVVEADFLKYDLNSLFKGEQFAITGNFPYNISTQIVFKMLEMKELVPEFSGMFQKEVAKRICEGEGNKTYGILSVLVQAYYDAEYLFTVSPQVFDPPPKVQSGVLRLVRKKNFTLDCDEKLFFRVVKAAFNQRRKTIRNSLKTFDLSPELRGETIFDQRPEQLSVADFIELTKKVASDLE, from the coding sequence ATGGGCAAGAAAAAAAAGAAGTATTATAAGAGTCAACATACAGAACCTTGGAAAGAAGAGAGTCCCGTAAAGGCAAAAAAACATCTTGGCCAACATTTTTTAAAGGATGAGGAAATCGCCCAAAAAATTGCGGACACCCTTTCTCTGGATGGTTATAGAAATGTAATAGAAATAGGCCCAGGTACCGGCGTACTCACTAAGTACTTGCTTTTACAAGATGTAAATTTAGTGGCGATGGACCTTGATGCGGATTCTATTGTTTACCTCAATCATAGTTTTCCGTTAGAACATCCAAAAGCGATGTCCGGCAAAAGCGCTTTGCAAGTAGTTGAAGCCGATTTTTTAAAATATGACCTGAATAGTCTATTTAAGGGTGAGCAATTTGCCATAACGGGTAACTTCCCCTATAATATATCTACTCAAATCGTTTTCAAAATGCTGGAAATGAAAGAGCTAGTACCCGAGTTTTCAGGCATGTTTCAAAAGGAGGTAGCCAAACGTATCTGCGAAGGAGAAGGCAATAAAACTTATGGAATTTTATCCGTTTTAGTACAGGCGTATTATGATGCGGAATACTTATTTACGGTATCTCCCCAAGTATTTGACCCTCCGCCAAAAGTACAATCCGGTGTACTTCGTTTGGTCCGCAAAAAGAATTTCACTCTAGATTGCGATGAAAAATTGTTCTTTAGAGTTGTAAAGGCAGCCTTTAATCAACGCCGAAAAACTATTCGCAATAGCCTAAAGACTTTTGACCTTTCACCTGAGCTAAGGGGTGAAACTATTTTTGATCAACGACCTGAACAATTAAGCGTTGCTGATTTTATTGAATTGACAAAAAAAGTAGCTTCTGATCTGGAGTAA
- a CDS encoding gamma-glutamylcyclotransferase family protein: protein MHYLFTYGTLQDRSIQLQVFERLLNGSKDGLMGFRISEEKIFGRYPVIEPTENKNQQVNGTVYELIDEELAKADQYEGSAYKKIKVDLISGVSAWVYVKA from the coding sequence ATGCATTACCTATTTACCTATGGCACCCTTCAGGATCGTTCTATACAACTACAAGTGTTTGAGCGCTTATTGAATGGCTCCAAAGATGGTTTGATGGGGTTTCGCATATCAGAAGAAAAAATATTTGGCAGATACCCCGTTATAGAACCGACCGAGAATAAGAATCAACAGGTTAACGGCACGGTTTATGAGCTGATTGATGAAGAGCTGGCGAAAGCCGACCAGTACGAGGGTTCTGCATATAAAAAAATTAAAGTCGATTTAATCTCTGGCGTTAGTGCCTGGGTTTATGTAAAGGCTTAA
- a CDS encoding DUF4286 family protein has translation MYIYNVTTNIEESVHDEWLVWMREVHIPDVLATGKFLNAKMSKILVEEDMGGVSYSVQFTTLSKDELQRYYSEDAPRLREDAHKRFPNKFVSFRTEMEIVSEH, from the coding sequence ATGTATATATACAACGTAACAACCAACATAGAGGAATCCGTTCATGATGAATGGCTCGTTTGGATGCGCGAAGTCCATATTCCGGACGTGCTCGCCACCGGAAAATTCCTGAATGCCAAAATGAGTAAAATTTTGGTTGAGGAAGATATGGGCGGCGTAAGTTATTCCGTACAATTTACCACTTTAAGCAAAGATGAGCTGCAGCGCTATTACTCTGAAGACGCACCCAGATTACGGGAGGATGCCCACAAACGGTTTCCAAACAAATTTGTGTCCTTTAGAACTGAAATGGAGATTGTAAGTGAGCACTAA
- a CDS encoding tetratricopeptide repeat protein — protein MKALYSIAILLITFSAVAQEDFLAKQYFNDGDFDKAVVYYEKLAKKNPRRTDYTEALIATYQQLERYTDAENLLSEKIKDANVFPTLLIEMGYNYRLQNLPEKAKEYYQKAISQIEKNPNYGYGIGYRFQKYALLDEALSAYTKAMELNPQLDYNYQMARIYGEQGNIEKMYVSYLTLISEGKTSKSNVLRNIDDFITADAENENNITFKKILLQNAQKNPDILWNELLSWLFVQQKQYNSAFRQEKAIYKRMEGANMHRLNTLGNLALEENETETAQEIFQFIADNSGDAVTKLNAQLNLIDIQLLDPSEKELQTVQKQFDELINIHGYKAQTLQLQVAYANFLTFKKETPEMAVQILKQSLELPLNARGKAFVKLALGDILVYDKKFNEALIYFSQIQQNLKNDVLGQNARFKVAQTSFYKGDFDWALTQLKVLRSSTSQLIANDAMQLSLLISDNSLEDSTQTALKKYARADLLAYQNKTKEAITELDGILENHKGEKIEDEALLKQGKLLESIKSYEAAEYNYQKITEFYASGILADDAHFALAELYRNTLNEPEKAKSHYEKIIYNYQDSYYFPQARKNFRILRGDAVN, from the coding sequence ATGAAGGCTCTATATAGCATCGCCATTCTTCTTATTACATTTTCTGCTGTGGCCCAAGAAGACTTCTTGGCAAAACAGTATTTTAACGATGGGGATTTTGACAAGGCTGTAGTGTACTATGAAAAATTGGCAAAAAAAAACCCACGTAGAACCGACTACACCGAAGCACTTATTGCAACCTACCAGCAATTGGAACGCTATACGGACGCAGAGAATTTGTTATCCGAAAAAATTAAGGATGCCAATGTCTTTCCCACTTTATTAATTGAAATGGGGTATAACTACAGATTGCAAAACCTACCAGAAAAAGCAAAAGAATACTATCAAAAAGCAATTTCACAAATTGAAAAAAACCCGAACTACGGGTACGGCATTGGTTATCGCTTTCAAAAATATGCACTTTTAGACGAAGCACTCTCCGCTTATACTAAAGCCATGGAATTAAATCCTCAATTGGATTATAATTACCAAATGGCCCGCATTTATGGTGAACAGGGGAATATTGAAAAAATGTATGTTTCGTACCTCACCCTTATCAGTGAGGGCAAGACATCAAAATCTAACGTACTTAGGAATATAGATGATTTCATTACGGCAGATGCCGAAAATGAAAACAATATCACTTTCAAAAAAATACTCCTACAAAACGCCCAGAAGAATCCAGATATACTCTGGAACGAGCTTCTCAGTTGGTTATTTGTACAGCAAAAGCAATACAACAGCGCTTTTAGACAGGAAAAAGCCATTTATAAACGAATGGAAGGTGCAAACATGCATCGCCTAAATACGCTTGGTAATTTAGCGCTGGAAGAGAATGAAACCGAAACCGCTCAAGAAATATTTCAATTTATAGCAGATAATAGTGGTGACGCCGTCACTAAGCTAAACGCTCAATTAAACCTTATTGATATTCAGCTTTTAGACCCTTCTGAAAAAGAGTTGCAAACCGTCCAAAAACAATTTGATGAACTAATCAACATACACGGCTACAAGGCTCAAACCCTGCAATTGCAAGTGGCATATGCAAACTTTCTGACCTTTAAAAAAGAAACTCCGGAAATGGCCGTCCAGATTCTAAAGCAAAGTTTAGAGCTTCCGCTAAACGCACGAGGGAAGGCTTTTGTAAAATTAGCCTTAGGTGATATTTTGGTCTATGACAAAAAATTTAATGAAGCGCTCATTTATTTTTCGCAAATACAACAAAACCTAAAAAATGATGTACTGGGGCAAAATGCACGGTTTAAGGTGGCCCAGACCAGTTTCTACAAAGGCGATTTTGACTGGGCTCTTACCCAGCTTAAAGTACTAAGAAGCTCAACATCCCAGCTCATTGCCAATGATGCCATGCAATTGAGTTTATTAATTTCAGACAATTCGCTGGAAGACTCTACGCAGACCGCTTTAAAGAAATATGCCCGGGCAGACCTTCTAGCCTATCAAAATAAAACAAAAGAAGCCATTACCGAGCTTGATGGAATTCTTGAAAACCATAAAGGCGAAAAAATAGAGGACGAAGCCCTTCTTAAACAAGGTAAACTTCTAGAAAGTATCAAATCCTATGAAGCCGCCGAATACAATTACCAAAAAATAACGGAGTTCTACGCCAGTGGTATTTTGGCAGACGATGCGCATTTTGCGCTGGCAGAACTCTATAGAAACACATTGAACGAGCCTGAAAAGGCTAAATCGCACTATGAAAAAATCATTTATAACTACCAGGACAGTTATTATTTTCCACAAGCGCGAAAGAATTTTAGAATACTGAGAGGAGATGCCGTGAATTAA